One part of the Hydra vulgaris chromosome 01, alternate assembly HydraT2T_AEP genome encodes these proteins:
- the LOC100211596 gene encoding uncharacterized protein LOC100211596 isoform X2, with the protein MSKSRSRKRKSEKQGFDKTIKKCNDSKIKVCNNSKINVNLKEENIENIQRNQNGELIFPDHPDFLPNRSPKEVLQAGAFGGGYFRKIKSGVTNEWHTDAWKEFPEDWFDGLKLSLHVANPTYDKLVNKYKVKCGLSLEGWESYGWIKRQDPFGWFQWYCRFYLGRRTVDDTRQISRWKKFLARFKANLVNKINRANAKYNDYTISPVIRQALLHWGYEVTPTDVENGKVVKKSELKTSNFSHILL; encoded by the exons ATGAGTAAATCGAGATctagaaaaagaaaatcagaaaagcaaggttttgacaaaacaattaaaaaatgtaacgattcaaaaataaaagtatgtaacaattcaaaaataaatgtaaacttaaaggaagaaaatatagaaaacatACAACGAAATCAGAATG gggAATTAATATTTCCTGATCATCCAGACTTCCTACCGAATCGATCTCCAAAAGAGGTTTTACAAGCAGGTGCCTTTGGTGGTGGATacttcagaaaaataaaatctggtGTCACTAATGAATGGCACACTGATGCATGGAAAGAGTTTCCGGAAGATTGGTTTGACGGCTTAAAGCTTAGTTTACATGTTGCAAATCCAACATATGACAAATTAgtaaacaaatataaagttaaatgtgGTTTATCTCTAGAAGGATGGGAGTCATATG GTTGGATAAAGCGTCAAGATCCTTTTGGATGGTTTCAATGGTATTGTAGATTTTATCTTGGTCGACGAACAGTAGATGATACACGGCAAATTAGTCGTtggaaaaagtttttagcaaGATTTAAAGCTAaccttgtaaataaaataaatcgcGCAAATGCAAAATATAACGATTATACTATCTCACCAGTAATCAGGCAAGCGTTGCTGCATTGGGGGTATGAAGTGACTCCAACAGATGTTGAGAATggaaaagttgtaaaaaaatctgAGTTAAAAACTTCTAATTTCAGTCATATTTTGCTTTGA